The following coding sequences are from one Deinococcus apachensis DSM 19763 window:
- a CDS encoding DUF72 domain-containing protein, whose amino-acid sequence MRVWIGCGGYTNDDWAAPGLIYEGVKKDAYLETYSRYFDAVELNSSFYAIPGLKAFEGMARKSAGRTRFAVKLNKVFTHDRAPADADYDRMLQSPGPLADAGLLGPYLAQFPYSFHRTADNRKYLLGLAERFAGHELAVELRHASWDKPEVREGMAEYGLIWVSPDYPPVGGMPEPQVHVTTDVGYLRLHGRNKGSWWEGQSAAERHDYLYNRAEMDEWAEKIALVADDLSELYVFFQNTTKGHALKNIPMLREALNARGVPVQTPDPGDEGRLI is encoded by the coding sequence ATGCGCGTATGGATCGGTTGCGGCGGTTACACCAACGACGACTGGGCGGCCCCCGGCCTGATCTACGAGGGCGTGAAGAAGGACGCTTACTTGGAGACGTACTCGCGGTACTTCGACGCCGTCGAGCTGAACTCCTCCTTCTACGCCATTCCCGGCCTCAAAGCCTTCGAGGGCATGGCCCGCAAGTCGGCCGGACGCACCCGCTTCGCCGTCAAGCTCAACAAGGTCTTCACCCACGACCGCGCCCCCGCCGACGCCGACTACGACCGGATGCTGCAAAGCCCCGGCCCCCTGGCCGACGCGGGGCTGCTGGGTCCCTACCTCGCCCAGTTCCCGTACTCCTTCCACCGCACCGCGGATAACCGCAAGTACCTGCTGGGCCTGGCCGAGCGTTTCGCCGGGCATGAACTCGCCGTCGAGCTGAGGCACGCCTCGTGGGACAAGCCGGAGGTCCGCGAGGGGATGGCGGAGTACGGCCTGATCTGGGTCAGCCCCGACTACCCCCCGGTTGGCGGGATGCCCGAGCCGCAGGTCCACGTCACGACCGACGTGGGCTACCTCCGATTGCACGGCCGCAACAAGGGCAGTTGGTGGGAGGGCCAGAGCGCCGCCGAGCGCCACGACTACCTCTACAACCGGGCCGAGATGGACGAGTGGGCGGAGAAGATCGCGCTGGTGGCGGATGATCTGTCCGAGCTGTACGTGTTTTTCCAGAACACGACGAAGGGCCATGCGCTGAAGAACATCCCCATGCTGCGGGAGGCCTTGAATGCGCGCGGGGTGCCGGTGCAGACGCCCGACCCGGGGGACGAGGGTCGGCTGATCTGA
- a CDS encoding DUF817 domain-containing protein: protein MSAPALPRRAARFWPQLWRFTLGQAACCTFAFAVVGLLALSQALPLGAWGLARYDFLLLGCLLVQGALLALRFETPREAGVILLFHALGFTLEAFKVAHGSWAYPEDALSKLLGVPLYAGFMYVSVGSYMAQAWRRFGLTLEKAPPLRVQGGLATVAYLNFFTHHLGPDLRYAVTAALLLAYRRTRAAFTVGQERYEMPLGLAFALIGGFVFLAENAATRLGAWVYPHQSGGWQPVHVAKWLAWTLMVVVAFLIVSGLKRWEERGRTAPGEAAATPPPSPAKVAAAPQPFRDLP, encoded by the coding sequence ATGTCCGCCCCCGCCCTTCCGCGCCGGGCTGCCCGGTTCTGGCCCCAACTCTGGCGGTTCACTCTGGGGCAGGCAGCGTGCTGCACCTTTGCCTTCGCGGTGGTGGGCCTGCTCGCGCTGTCGCAGGCACTGCCGCTGGGGGCGTGGGGGCTGGCCCGCTACGACTTCCTGCTGTTGGGCTGCCTGCTTGTGCAGGGGGCGCTGCTCGCCCTGCGCTTCGAGACGCCGCGCGAGGCCGGGGTCATCCTGCTGTTTCACGCGTTGGGCTTCACGCTGGAGGCCTTCAAGGTCGCCCACGGGAGCTGGGCCTATCCGGAGGACGCGCTGAGCAAGCTGCTGGGCGTGCCGCTCTACGCGGGCTTCATGTACGTGAGCGTCGGCAGCTATATGGCCCAGGCCTGGCGGCGGTTTGGCCTGACCCTGGAGAAGGCCCCACCCCTACGCGTTCAAGGTGGGCTGGCAACGGTGGCTTATCTGAACTTCTTCACGCACCACCTGGGGCCGGACCTGCGCTACGCGGTCACGGCGGCGCTGCTGCTCGCGTACCGCCGGACGAGGGCGGCCTTCACCGTAGGGCAGGAGCGGTACGAGATGCCGCTGGGCCTCGCCTTCGCCCTGATCGGCGGCTTCGTCTTCCTGGCCGAGAACGCCGCGACCCGGCTGGGAGCCTGGGTCTACCCGCACCAATCGGGCGGCTGGCAGCCCGTCCACGTCGCCAAGTGGCTGGCCTGGACCCTGATGGTGGTCGTTGCCTTCCTGATCGTGTCGGGATTGAAACGCTGGGAGGAACGGGGGCGGACGGCGCCGGGTGAAGCTGCCGCCACTCCTCCCCCCTCCCCCGCAAAGGTTGCCGCCGCCCCGCAGCCTTTCCGCGATTTACCCTAG
- the hisF gene encoding imidazole glycerol phosphate synthase subunit HisF has product MLTKRIIPCLDVQNGRVVKNVRFFEDHRDAGDPLTLARAYEAQQADELVFYDITATHEGRSLMLDVAARVAEQVMMPLTVGGGVNAVSDFRQLLMAGADKVSVNSGAVRRPEVIREASDHYGAQCVVLSIDAKRCPNGEGWTVHVGGGRIDTGLDLLEWAERGQSLGAGEICLNVMDADGTRAGFDLEATRAVASAVDLPVIASGGAGKLEDFRNVLTEGQADAALAASVFHFGELTVPQVKTYLKGQGLPVRPEWRDL; this is encoded by the coding sequence ATGTTGACGAAGCGCATCATCCCGTGCCTGGACGTGCAAAACGGGCGGGTGGTCAAGAACGTGCGGTTTTTCGAGGACCACCGCGACGCGGGCGATCCCCTGACACTCGCCCGGGCCTACGAGGCGCAGCAGGCCGACGAGCTGGTGTTCTACGACATCACCGCCACGCACGAGGGCCGCTCTCTCATGCTCGACGTGGCCGCCCGGGTCGCCGAGCAGGTGATGATGCCGCTGACGGTGGGCGGCGGGGTGAACGCCGTCTCGGACTTCCGGCAACTCCTTATGGCGGGGGCGGACAAGGTCAGCGTGAACAGCGGGGCCGTGCGGCGCCCGGAGGTGATCCGCGAGGCGTCCGATCACTACGGCGCCCAGTGCGTGGTGCTGAGCATCGACGCCAAGCGGTGCCCGAACGGCGAGGGCTGGACGGTCCACGTGGGCGGGGGCCGGATCGACACCGGCCTCGACCTGCTGGAGTGGGCCGAGCGGGGCCAATCTCTCGGGGCGGGCGAAATCTGCCTGAACGTGATGGACGCCGACGGCACCCGGGCGGGCTTCGACCTGGAGGCCACCCGCGCCGTCGCCTCTGCGGTGGACCTGCCCGTGATCGCCTCGGGCGGGGCAGGGAAACTGGAGGACTTCCGCAACGTGCTGACAGAGGGCCAGGCCGACGCCGCCCTTGCTGCCAGCGTCTTTCACTTCGGGGAACTCACCGTGCCGCAGGTCAAGACGTATCTGAAGGGCCAGGGCCTGCCCGTACGCCCGGAATGGAGGGACCTGTGA
- a CDS encoding putative dsRNA-binding protein yields the protein MNPKGDLIARLQALGLGTPTFDATADGPPHDRLFRVTVSAGGRALGQGEGRSKRDAERAAAEVALQTLDTDRDGGGVARSGGRWPIYAAVLEGALETALELAPEDAGLDDVRRDAARLYRDLLAELGHGPEEA from the coding sequence ATGAACCCCAAGGGAGACCTGATCGCGCGACTCCAGGCGCTGGGCCTGGGCACGCCGACCTTCGACGCCACGGCGGACGGCCCGCCCCACGACCGGCTGTTTCGCGTGACTGTCTCGGCGGGTGGCCGGGCACTCGGCCAGGGCGAGGGCCGCTCCAAGCGCGACGCCGAGCGCGCGGCAGCGGAGGTGGCCCTGCAAACGCTCGACACCGACCGGGATGGCGGGGGCGTGGCGCGGTCGGGGGGCCGCTGGCCCATCTACGCGGCAGTGCTGGAGGGCGCGCTGGAGACGGCCCTCGAACTCGCCCCGGAGGACGCTGGCCTGGACGACGTGCGCCGCGACGCCGCCCGGCTCTACCGGGACCTGCTCGCTGAGCTGGGGCACGGGCCGGAGGAGGCGTGA
- the hisIE gene encoding bifunctional phosphoribosyl-AMP cyclohydrolase/phosphoribosyl-ATP diphosphatase HisIE, translated as MTGLDDLKFGTDGLIPVVTQDARTGAVLMQAYADRAAVQRTLDTREATYYSRSRAEQWVKGSTSGHTQHVVSVSLDCDGDSVLYRVEQTGPACHTGEYSCFHRPLLGEEATDTGLDGTLERVYTTVAERLATLPENSYVARLHAGGLDRVLKKISEEAGEVLLAAKNGDRAELATEAADLFFHTLFAMAELGVSPADVAAVLRTREGKSGLKGPKEVG; from the coding sequence GTGACGGGGCTGGACGATCTCAAGTTCGGCACGGACGGCCTGATTCCCGTCGTGACCCAGGATGCCCGAACGGGCGCGGTGCTGATGCAAGCGTATGCGGATCGTGCGGCCGTGCAACGTACGTTGGATACCCGCGAGGCCACCTACTACAGCCGCTCCCGGGCGGAGCAGTGGGTCAAGGGGTCGACGAGCGGGCACACGCAGCACGTCGTGTCCGTCTCCCTCGACTGCGACGGCGACAGCGTGCTGTACCGGGTCGAGCAGACCGGCCCGGCGTGCCACACGGGCGAATACTCCTGCTTCCACCGACCACTCCTCGGGGAAGAGGCGACGGACACGGGGCTGGACGGCACTCTGGAGCGCGTCTACACAACGGTTGCCGAACGGCTCGCCACCCTGCCCGAGAACAGCTACGTGGCTCGGCTGCACGCCGGAGGCCTGGACCGCGTGCTGAAAAAGATCAGCGAGGAGGCGGGCGAGGTGCTGCTCGCTGCGAAGAACGGGGACCGGGCCGAACTCGCCACCGAGGCCGCCGACCTCTTCTTCCACACTCTGTTCGCAATGGCCGAGCTGGGTGTCTCCCCCGCCGATGTGGCCGCCGTATTGCGGACGCGCGAGGGCAAAAGCGGGCTGAAGGGGCCGAAGGAGGTGGGGTAA
- a CDS encoding GNAT family N-acetyltransferase: protein MRQTILTTPRLTLTTWEDGDLAQFHALHADPATMRYFASGPYDEVRSAERLTDFQREQAEWGWTKWRVQDSGGRTVGRGGFGLYDGTHRELGYLLLPELWGQGLATELAQALVAWHGAHPDSRLSRNLLGFAHADNRASRRVLEKVGFTPTHEGDWQGQPHAFYVRSAD, encoded by the coding sequence ATGCGCCAGACCATCCTCACCACGCCGCGCCTGACCCTCACCACCTGGGAGGACGGCGACCTCGCGCAGTTCCACGCGCTGCACGCCGACCCCGCGACCATGCGGTATTTCGCCTCCGGCCCCTATGACGAGGTGCGCTCTGCTGAGCGCCTGACTGACTTCCAGCGCGAGCAGGCCGAGTGGGGCTGGACGAAATGGCGGGTACAGGACAGCGGCGGGAGGACGGTGGGCCGCGGCGGCTTTGGTCTGTACGACGGGACACACCGCGAACTGGGTTATCTCCTTCTCCCCGAGTTGTGGGGACAGGGCCTGGCAACAGAACTCGCCCAGGCGCTTGTCGCGTGGCACGGCGCGCATCCCGACTCCCGGTTAAGCCGCAACCTCCTCGGCTTCGCGCACGCGGACAACCGCGCCAGTCGCCGGGTGCTGGAGAAGGTGGGCTTTACCCCCACGCATGAAGGAGACTGGCAGGGGCAACCCCACGCCTTTTACGTGCGGTCCGCAGACTGA
- a CDS encoding transglycosylase domain-containing protein, with protein sequence MRFFTGLGVLLLLGVAGAGAMWWAWGRDLPSVQDLDVLEFSGKTRVYDRQGTLVGTLTPSLGSGEGVNRDLLKLNEISPWLQKAMVTSEDRRFFEHHGVDYIGIARGLLKGIFENDLEGGSSITQQVVKNTLLSDLKSARTPERKFKEAVLAYQLERSFTKDQILNAYLNVIYWGDGGRSDIIGAGTAARAYFRKSAADLNLAESVYLTTIVPAPNKRYKDFKAYRPLMRNLLDRMVEDGRVTKAEADAAWRTPIYPAGWRLGWNEDGTVRSAVLERPERLQENMPPPPVQSAFHYLQAVERELIPKIGRKALFGGGKVYTALDLGAQEASERASLNAQLPDGATLGLALVSPKNGEVLALVGQKLTGGRPSDWNNAVQARRQVGSSIKPLLYTLALEKGWKQSDTVLDAPLTGDYQPQNYDGRWTGRYVTMRYALDHSLNLPTVRIAQEVRLSNFETKLRELGLDPPPNAGLSLSIGTLEASPLQMAAAYAPFANGGLYYAPTLVRRVEDDRGQVLYSRPNPQGKRVWDERTAWLGLDMIRGVVNDLTPAEGGLATRARIPGREVGGKTGTTNDVKDLWFAGVTPTISGAVWVGKQAGGALPGWAYSGEIPTPVWQRAVAGALAGQPRQSFTEPGGITYRVVRRVEMAFREEEADAEQTARDGSGNSEGGGFFSRRDRAPAPAPQPEPDPAPQPDPVTEVPPQDAPAGEVPSLDLNAVPVDPAIDGIPPGDPYAAPQENPAPQEGGTAEPKTDDSFTSSEPEAPPAEPLPDDSSSIDIAPEPAPAEPQPLPEPLPEEDGDTPVSPDGFSQDGSQPDTSSESSPPETAPTF encoded by the coding sequence ATGCGGTTCTTCACTGGCCTGGGCGTGCTCCTCCTGCTGGGCGTGGCGGGCGCCGGGGCGATGTGGTGGGCCTGGGGGCGCGACCTGCCCAGCGTGCAGGATCTCGACGTGCTGGAATTCAGCGGCAAGACCCGGGTGTACGACCGCCAGGGGACGCTGGTCGGCACCCTGACCCCCAGCCTGGGCAGCGGCGAGGGCGTGAACCGCGACCTCCTGAAGCTCAACGAGATCAGCCCCTGGCTGCAAAAGGCCATGGTGACGAGTGAGGACCGCCGCTTCTTCGAGCATCACGGGGTCGATTACATCGGGATTGCGCGCGGGCTCCTGAAGGGCATCTTCGAGAACGACCTGGAGGGTGGTTCCTCCATCACCCAGCAGGTCGTGAAGAACACGCTGCTCTCCGACCTCAAGAGTGCGCGCACCCCCGAGCGCAAGTTCAAGGAGGCGGTGCTCGCCTACCAGCTGGAGCGCAGCTTCACCAAGGACCAGATTCTCAACGCCTACCTGAACGTCATCTACTGGGGCGACGGGGGGCGCAGCGACATCATCGGGGCGGGGACGGCGGCGCGGGCGTATTTCCGCAAGAGTGCTGCCGACCTCAACCTCGCCGAGAGCGTGTACCTCACGACCATCGTGCCCGCGCCCAACAAGCGGTACAAGGACTTCAAGGCGTACCGCCCGCTGATGCGGAACCTGCTCGACCGCATGGTGGAGGACGGGCGGGTCACGAAGGCGGAGGCGGACGCTGCGTGGCGCACCCCGATCTACCCGGCGGGCTGGCGCCTGGGCTGGAACGAGGACGGTACTGTCCGCAGCGCCGTGCTGGAGCGGCCCGAACGGCTCCAGGAGAACATGCCGCCACCCCCGGTGCAGTCGGCCTTTCACTACCTGCAGGCGGTCGAGCGCGAACTGATCCCCAAGATCGGGCGTAAGGCGCTGTTCGGCGGGGGCAAGGTCTACACGGCGCTGGACCTCGGGGCGCAGGAGGCGTCCGAGCGGGCGAGTTTGAATGCTCAGCTCCCCGATGGGGCGACCCTGGGCTTGGCGCTCGTCAGCCCGAAAAATGGGGAGGTTCTCGCGCTGGTCGGCCAGAAGCTGACGGGCGGACGGCCCTCCGACTGGAACAACGCCGTCCAGGCGCGGCGGCAAGTGGGCAGCTCGATCAAGCCGTTGCTGTACACCCTGGCGCTCGAAAAGGGCTGGAAGCAGAGCGACACCGTACTCGACGCGCCGCTGACGGGCGACTACCAGCCGCAGAACTACGACGGGCGCTGGACGGGTCGCTACGTCACCATGCGGTACGCGCTCGACCACAGCCTGAACCTCCCCACCGTCCGCATCGCGCAGGAGGTGAGGCTCTCCAATTTCGAGACCAAGTTGCGCGAGCTGGGGCTCGACCCGCCGCCGAACGCCGGATTGTCCCTGAGCATCGGCACGCTGGAGGCGAGCCCGCTCCAGATGGCCGCCGCCTATGCCCCTTTTGCTAACGGTGGTCTCTACTACGCGCCCACCCTGGTGCGCCGGGTGGAGGATGACCGGGGGCAGGTGCTCTACAGCCGCCCTAATCCGCAGGGCAAGAGAGTGTGGGACGAGCGCACCGCCTGGCTGGGGCTGGACATGATCCGCGGCGTGGTGAACGACCTCACCCCCGCCGAGGGCGGCCTAGCCACCCGGGCGCGGATTCCCGGCCGGGAGGTGGGCGGCAAGACGGGCACGACCAACGACGTGAAGGACCTGTGGTTCGCCGGGGTCACGCCCACGATCAGCGGGGCGGTCTGGGTCGGCAAGCAGGCGGGCGGCGCGCTGCCGGGCTGGGCCTACAGCGGCGAGATTCCCACCCCCGTCTGGCAGCGGGCGGTGGCGGGGGCGCTCGCCGGGCAGCCGCGCCAGAGCTTCACGGAGCCCGGCGGCATCACCTACCGGGTGGTGCGCCGCGTCGAGATGGCCTTCCGCGAGGAGGAGGCCGACGCGGAGCAGACCGCCCGCGACGGCAGCGGCAACAGTGAGGGAGGCGGCTTCTTCAGCCGTCGAGACCGTGCGCCCGCCCCGGCCCCCCAGCCGGAGCCCGACCCCGCTCCCCAGCCTGACCCCGTGACCGAGGTGCCCCCGCAAGACGCTCCGGCTGGGGAGGTGCCTTCCCTCGACCTGAACGCGGTGCCCGTGGACCCGGCCATCGACGGCATCCCCCCCGGGGACCCATACGCCGCCCCGCAGGAGAACCCGGCGCCCCAGGAGGGCGGCACGGCTGAGCCGAAGACGGACGATTCCTTCACGTCAAGTGAGCCTGAAGCTCCCCCGGCCGAGCCCCTTCCCGACGACAGTTCCTCCATCGACATCGCGCCGGAACCGGCCCCTGCCGAGCCGCAGCCCCTCCCCGAACCGCTCCCCGAGGAGGATGGCGACACGCCCGTCTCGCCCGATGGGTTCTCCCAGGACGGCAGTCAGCCGGACACGAGCAGCGAGAGCAGTCCCCCCGAGACGGCCCCCACCTTCTGA
- a CDS encoding SDR family NAD(P)-dependent oxidoreductase, whose translation MNTLIVGATGGIGRATARAFAAGGARLTLSGRDSARLEALASELGAQSRIADLAYESHVRALLEEVNGLDTLVYAAGTALPGPLAEAEPATVRAVWNANYFGALWVLKHGLGRMAPGGRVYLLGARPELVTARGFSQYAASKAALSRAAEVARLEARGVGITLVLPPAVDTPLWGQVGRVPRGALPPEVVGTAIAADRSGPTQNELWVGQ comes from the coding sequence ATGAACACGCTCATCGTGGGGGCCACCGGGGGCATCGGCAGGGCGACGGCGCGGGCTTTTGCGGCAGGAGGCGCGCGGCTGACCCTCAGCGGGCGGGACTCGGCGAGGCTGGAAGCGTTGGCCTCGGAACTGGGGGCTCAAAGCCGAATCGCCGACCTCGCCTACGAGAGCCACGTGCGGGCGCTGCTGGAGGAGGTCAATGGGCTGGACACCCTCGTCTATGCTGCCGGGACCGCGCTACCCGGCCCGCTGGCCGAAGCGGAACCCGCCACCGTGCGCGCCGTGTGGAACGCCAACTACTTCGGGGCGCTGTGGGTCCTCAAGCATGGGCTGGGGCGGATGGCGCCCGGGGGACGGGTGTATCTGCTCGGCGCCCGGCCTGAACTCGTCACCGCGCGGGGCTTTTCGCAGTACGCGGCGAGCAAGGCCGCCCTGAGCCGCGCCGCCGAGGTGGCCCGGCTGGAGGCGCGGGGAGTCGGGATCACGCTGGTCCTGCCTCCGGCTGTGGACACGCCGCTGTGGGGCCAGGTGGGCCGGGTTCCGCGGGGAGCCCTCCCGCCGGAAGTCGTGGGCACCGCCATCGCGGCTGACCGCTCCGGTCCCACGCAGAATGAGCTGTGGGTGGGGCAATAA
- the ttcA gene encoding tRNA 2-thiocytidine(32) synthetase TtcA, whose translation MTHTLTPETQRLFSTLVRGAAQAITDYRMIEDGDRVMVCLSGGKDSYTLLDLLLHLQKRAPIDFEIVAVNLDQGQPGFPTHVLPEYLTRLGVRHDILTQDTYSIVKEKVPEGKTTCSLCSRLRRGILYAHARKIGATKIALGHHRDDILETLFMNMFFGARLKAMPPKLQSDDGTNVVIRPLAYLAERDIERYAVARGFPIIPCNLCGSQENLQRKVVGEMLEGWEREHPGRLQNILRSLTRVTPSHLLDRDLFDFASLSVTPAEGDRGFDGEEYPEREFLAGLSEMRMLG comes from the coding sequence ATGACCCACACCCTCACACCGGAGACGCAACGCCTCTTTTCCACCCTCGTCAGGGGCGCCGCCCAGGCCATCACCGACTACCGCATGATCGAGGACGGTGACCGCGTCATGGTCTGCCTCTCGGGCGGCAAGGACAGCTATACCCTGCTCGACCTCCTGCTGCACCTGCAAAAGCGGGCGCCCATCGACTTCGAAATTGTCGCCGTGAACCTCGACCAGGGCCAGCCGGGCTTTCCCACCCACGTGCTGCCCGAGTACCTGACGCGCCTGGGCGTGCGGCACGACATCCTGACCCAGGACACCTACTCCATCGTCAAGGAGAAGGTGCCGGAGGGCAAGACGACCTGCTCGCTGTGCAGCCGCCTGCGCCGGGGCATCCTGTACGCCCACGCCCGCAAGATCGGCGCGACGAAGATCGCGCTGGGGCACCACCGCGACGACATCCTCGAAACGCTGTTCATGAACATGTTCTTCGGCGCGCGGCTCAAGGCCATGCCCCCCAAGCTGCAATCGGACGACGGGACGAATGTAGTGATCCGGCCGCTGGCCTATCTTGCGGAGCGGGACATCGAGCGGTACGCGGTGGCGAGGGGCTTTCCCATCATCCCCTGCAACCTCTGCGGCAGTCAGGAGAACTTACAGCGCAAGGTCGTGGGCGAGATGCTGGAAGGCTGGGAGCGGGAGCACCCGGGCCGTCTCCAGAACATCCTGCGCTCGCTGACGCGCGTGACGCCCAGCCACCTCCTCGACCGCGACCTCTTCGACTTCGCCTCGCTGAGCGTCACTCCCGCCGAGGGCGACCGGGGCTTTGACGGCGAGGAGTACCCGGAGCGCGAGTTCCTGGCCGGGCTGAGCGAGATGCGGATGTTAGGTTGA
- a CDS encoding HAD family hydrolase, translating into MSLTLPARPAGVLFDMDGVLTSNNVFHRQAWLEVAAEVLSLTLTDHDLDTKVDGGRNPEIIERLTGTYPDEVLIRRFHEAKEGRYRTLAQGALREVAGLSAYLDALEERGVPFALVTSADAVNVEFGMAALGFGSRFGPRVLGEHVTRGKPHPEPFERGAALLGLDPRDCLAHEDAVNGVLSAAGAGCTVVALTTTSPAEKLLAAGASLAVPDFTAWHEWLT; encoded by the coding sequence GTGAGCCTCACACTCCCCGCCCGCCCCGCCGGGGTGCTATTCGACATGGACGGGGTGCTGACAAGCAACAACGTCTTTCACCGCCAGGCCTGGCTGGAGGTCGCCGCCGAGGTGCTGAGCCTGACGCTCACCGACCACGACCTCGACACCAAGGTGGACGGGGGCCGTAACCCCGAGATCATCGAGCGGCTGACGGGCACGTACCCGGACGAGGTGTTGATCCGGCGTTTCCATGAAGCGAAGGAGGGCCGCTACCGCACCCTGGCCCAGGGGGCGCTGCGCGAGGTCGCGGGCCTGAGCGCCTACCTCGACGCGCTGGAGGAACGGGGCGTCCCCTTCGCGCTCGTCACGAGTGCCGACGCGGTGAACGTGGAGTTCGGGATGGCGGCGCTGGGGTTCGGTTCACGCTTCGGGCCGCGGGTGCTGGGCGAACACGTCACCCGCGGCAAGCCGCACCCGGAACCCTTCGAGCGGGGCGCGGCGCTGCTGGGCCTGGACCCACGGGACTGCCTGGCCCACGAGGATGCGGTGAATGGGGTCCTCAGCGCGGCGGGGGCGGGCTGCACGGTCGTGGCCCTGACGACCACCTCCCCTGCGGAGAAGCTGCTCGCGGCGGGCGCGTCACTCGCGGTGCCCGACTTCACCGCTTGGCATGAGTGGCTGACGTGA
- a CDS encoding response regulator gives MERRRILLVDDNPHDVELALNAFQDSGDHEVLVAVGGREAIALLRGPAPLPDLILLDLKMPQIDGLAVLDAVRGNDTTRAIPVVMLTTSGEDRDIRESYAHGASAYVIKPMDFTQFREAVRTITAFWAHLNRHPRVG, from the coding sequence GTGGAGCGGCGGCGTATTCTGCTGGTAGACGACAACCCGCACGACGTGGAACTGGCCCTGAACGCCTTTCAGGACAGCGGCGACCACGAGGTGCTGGTCGCGGTGGGGGGGCGGGAGGCCATCGCCCTTCTGCGCGGCCCGGCCCCGCTGCCCGATCTGATCCTGCTCGACCTCAAGATGCCCCAGATTGACGGGCTCGCGGTGCTCGATGCCGTGCGCGGCAACGACACCACCCGCGCTATTCCCGTCGTGATGCTCACCACCAGCGGTGAGGACCGCGACATCCGCGAGAGCTATGCCCACGGCGCGAGCGCCTACGTGATCAAGCCGATGGACTTCACCCAGTTCCGCGAGGCGGTGCGGACCATCACGGCCTTCTGGGCGCACCTGAACCGCCACCCCCGTGTGGGCTGA
- a CDS encoding YraN family protein produces the protein MKGADAEARAAAHLETLGREVLARNYRIPGGEIDLVSREGGMLVFTEVRQRRNARYGSAAESVTARKLGLMRRAALNYLVREHGRDDLPCRLEVLTIDGPAHTGTLTLIPLDG, from the coding sequence GTGAAGGGTGCCGATGCTGAAGCACGCGCCGCCGCCCACCTGGAGACGCTGGGGCGGGAGGTCCTGGCGCGCAACTACCGCATCCCGGGGGGCGAGATCGATCTGGTCAGCCGCGAGGGTGGAATGCTCGTCTTCACTGAGGTGCGGCAGCGGCGCAATGCCCGCTACGGCAGCGCCGCCGAGAGCGTCACCGCGCGCAAGCTCGGCCTGATGCGGCGCGCTGCCCTCAATTACCTTGTCCGTGAGCATGGGCGCGACGACCTGCCCTGCCGCCTGGAGGTTCTGACCATCGACGGACCGGCACACACGGGGACGCTCACGCTGATCCCCTTGGACGGGTAG
- a CDS encoding DUF4394 domain-containing protein codes for MAYGLDAQGRLVTFGLDNASVSVTTRALTGLGVGDTLVDLDVFSKDGALYALTDTGKLNRVDPATGALTLNTSGSLGAPHAMDFNPAALRLRVFSTGDMNYRLTPATGSSTDGAVTDDDMLMYAATDVGAGKNPNLVAAAYTNSFQGYQSVMADFNPPTTLYSVNADLDTMVTHTVGPAFSTLNTVGALGVDAGAEMTGFDIAGTNEAYLTTSNGTNTTLNLSTGRATLKGTINGVALRAFAVMLSPRL; via the coding sequence ATGGCCTACGGGCTGGATGCCCAGGGGCGGCTCGTCACCTTCGGCCTCGACAACGCCTCCGTCAGCGTGACGACCCGGGCACTGACCGGCCTGGGCGTGGGCGATACCCTGGTGGACCTCGACGTGTTCAGCAAGGACGGCGCGCTGTACGCCCTCACCGACACGGGCAAGCTCAACCGGGTGGACCCGGCCACGGGCGCCCTGACGCTCAACACGAGCGGGAGCCTGGGCGCCCCCCACGCCATGGACTTCAACCCGGCAGCCCTGCGCCTGCGCGTCTTCAGCACCGGGGACATGAACTACCGCCTGACGCCCGCCACGGGCTCTTCCACCGACGGCGCGGTCACGGACGACGACATGCTCATGTACGCGGCGACCGACGTGGGTGCGGGCAAGAACCCCAACCTCGTCGCGGCGGCGTACACGAACTCCTTCCAGGGTTACCAGTCGGTGATGGCCGACTTCAACCCGCCCACCACCCTGTACTCGGTCAATGCCGACCTCGACACCATGGTCACGCACACGGTCGGCCCGGCCTTCAGCACCCTGAACACGGTGGGAGCCCTGGGTGTGGATGCGGGCGCCGAGATGACGGGCTTTGACATCGCGGGGACGAACGAGGCGTACCTCACCACCAGTAACGGCACGAACACCACGCTGAATCTGAGCACCGGCAGGGCCACCCTGAAGGGCACGATCAATGGGGTCGCGCTCAGGGCTTTCGCAGTCATGCTCTCCCCCCGCTTGTAG